Proteins from a genomic interval of Spiroplasma endosymbiont of Lonchoptera lutea:
- a CDS encoding IS30 family transposase, with amino-acid sequence MGYKHLGIDERIYIENQLKFKVKISEIAKNLNRSISTINREVNRNKDNNHYFSLIAQNKAENRKQLHVYFHKFKNRELVKYVQQKLLLGWSPEQIYGRIKNFHQEWIISFKTIYNWIYSGLLEKVTSKNLRRKDKKRKSQENRGKFNGKSIKERNVNNRITLGHWEGDTVVSSRGKSKSCLITLVERTSRFTLAILVENRTTKVINKNISHYLSILPNNLVKTITFDRGKEFANWQQLEKNLNVKIYFADAYSPWQRGTNENTNGLIREKFPKKFNFSNTTKNAVHKFILSLNQRPRKILNYLSPIEYLVRKII; translated from the coding sequence ATGGGATACAAACATCTTGGCATAGATGAAAGAATTTATATTGAGAATCAATTGAAATTTAAAGTAAAAATTAGTGAAATAGCTAAAAATCTTAATCGAAGTATTAGTACTATTAATCGAGAAGTTAATAGAAATAAAGATAATAATCATTATTTTTCATTAATTGCACAAAATAAAGCAGAAAATAGAAAACAATTACATGTTTATTTTCATAAATTTAAAAATAGAGAATTAGTAAAATATGTACAACAAAAATTATTATTAGGTTGATCGCCTGAACAAATTTATGGCAGAATTAAAAATTTTCATCAAGAATGAATTATTAGTTTTAAAACAATTTACAATTGAATTTATTCTGGATTACTTGAAAAGGTTACTAGTAAAAATTTAAGAAGAAAAGATAAGAAACGAAAATCTCAAGAAAATCGAGGTAAATTTAATGGTAAATCCATTAAAGAACGAAATGTTAATAATCGCATAACTCTTGGCCATTGAGAAGGTGATACTGTAGTATCATCACGAGGTAAAAGTAAATCATGTTTAATAACTTTAGTTGAAAGAACATCAAGATTTACTTTAGCAATATTAGTTGAAAATAGAACTACTAAAGTTATTAACAAAAATATTAGTCATTATTTATCAATTCTTCCAAATAATCTTGTTAAGACTATAACATTTGATAGGGGTAAAGAATTTGCTAATTGACAACAACTTGAAAAAAATTTAAATGTGAAAATTTATTTTGCTGATGCATATTCACCTTGACAAAGAGGTACTAATGAAAATACTAATGGTTTAATTAGAGAAAAATTTCCTAAAAAATTTAATTTTTCAAACACTACTAAAAATGCAGTTCATAAATTTATATTGTCTTTAAACCAAAGACCAAGAAAAATACTAAATTATCTTTCGCCAATCGAATATTTGGTTAGAAAAATAATTTAG